A window of the Polaribacter sp. HaHaR_3_91 genome harbors these coding sequences:
- a CDS encoding arylsulfatase: MNKSLKFLSLALLVFTVISCGSKSSTEKSSSQEAGTSLKKPNIIYILADDLGYGDLSSYGQTMFKTPNIDKLVTEGLMFTQHYAGNTVCAPSRSALLTGQHTGHTPVRGNKEIMPEGQYPIPASTFTLAESLKKGGYVTGAFGKWGLGFPGSEGDPVYQGFDTFYGYNCQRLGHNYYPNHLWSNRDSIALTGNDNGQKGQYAPILIQAEAIKFLEKNKDTTFFMYVPTIIPHAELAAPEHIIEKYRGKYLPEKKFKGTDDGPEFRLGKYESQDESHAAFVAMIEVMDTQVGEIMDKVKALGIEDNTIIVFASDNGPHEEGGADPKFFNSAGPLRGVKRDLYEGGIRVPMTIKWPNKIKAGTQTDLISAFWDVFPTFSEIAGVEVPEGLDGISFLPTLLDKPEDQVQHDYLYWEFHERGGRQAIRKGNWKAVKYNVLKKPNAPMQLFDLSTDLGEKNNIAAQHPEIVAQMKALFLEARTPSDVFTFDQVSF; this comes from the coding sequence ATGAATAAAAGTTTAAAATTTCTCTCTTTAGCTTTGTTAGTCTTCACTGTGATTTCGTGTGGCTCAAAAAGTTCAACAGAAAAAAGTAGTTCGCAAGAGGCAGGTACGTCTTTAAAAAAACCAAACATTATCTATATTTTAGCAGATGACCTTGGTTATGGAGATTTAAGTAGTTATGGACAAACAATGTTTAAAACGCCAAATATTGATAAATTGGTTACTGAAGGTTTAATGTTTACACAGCATTATGCAGGTAATACGGTTTGTGCGCCTTCAAGATCTGCTTTATTAACAGGTCAGCATACAGGTCATACACCTGTTAGAGGAAACAAAGAAATTATGCCAGAAGGGCAATACCCAATTCCTGCGAGTACATTTACTTTAGCAGAATCGTTAAAAAAAGGTGGTTATGTAACAGGTGCTTTTGGTAAATGGGGATTAGGATTTCCTGGATCTGAAGGAGATCCTGTTTATCAGGGTTTTGATACTTTTTACGGATACAACTGTCAGCGTTTAGGTCATAATTATTATCCAAACCACTTATGGTCTAATAGAGATTCTATTGCTTTAACTGGTAATGATAATGGTCAAAAAGGACAGTATGCACCTATCTTAATTCAAGCAGAAGCAATTAAGTTCTTAGAGAAAAATAAAGACACTACATTCTTTATGTATGTGCCTACTATTATACCTCATGCAGAATTAGCAGCTCCAGAGCATATCATAGAAAAATATAGAGGAAAATATTTACCAGAAAAGAAATTTAAAGGAACAGATGATGGTCCAGAATTTAGATTGGGTAAATATGAGTCTCAAGATGAATCTCATGCAGCTTTTGTTGCTATGATTGAAGTGATGGATACTCAGGTTGGTGAAATTATGGATAAAGTAAAAGCTTTAGGCATAGAGGATAATACTATTATTGTTTTTGCTTCAGATAATGGACCTCATGAAGAAGGAGGAGCAGATCCAAAGTTTTTTAATAGTGCTGGTCCTTTAAGAGGAGTTAAAAGAGATTTATACGAAGGAGGAATTAGAGTACCAATGACTATTAAATGGCCTAATAAAATTAAAGCAGGTACTCAAACAGATTTAATTTCTGCTTTTTGGGATGTGTTTCCTACATTTTCTGAAATAGCAGGAGTAGAGGTTCCTGAAGGTTTAGACGGTATTTCTTTCTTACCTACTTTATTAGATAAGCCAGAAGATCAAGTTCAGCACGATTACTTGTACTGGGAATTCCATGAAAGAGGTGGAAGACAAGCGATAAGAAAAGGAAACTGGAAAGCTGTTAAGTATAACGTATTAAAGAAACCTAATGCACCTATGCAATTATTTGATCTTTCTACAGATTTAGGAGAAAAAAATAATATTGCAGCTCAACACCCAGAAATAGTTGCTCAAATGAAAGCTTTATTTTTAGAAGCAAGAACACCATCTGATGTGTTTACATTTGATCAAGTTTCTTTTTAA
- a CDS encoding fibronectin type III domain-containing protein: MILKNTFLITLFSILFVHTIWGQDLKKINITTNNGHAIKKGASGFNVRIADKIWSYTHPDFVKSVKELKPGWLRYFSGTMGDAFSSATGEYDLDYISMLDHEKGYLKGFRYVKVKGPHRVIDLYDLLSEVNGKLVITVNAFTESPEMILELARFCKNNNIEVAVWQFCNEPYFYVPNRNRFWWNDGFDYAAKMQPYAEAIQQVFPDAQLTLNYTWDGVWTFMKEINQFQKENGAYWNVFSKHSYAPHTGKKDTREQAYKRANTKLLEATSSAAMAEIEDYTWKDVPMVITEFGVWNRPLNGIYSSIYNIEYVMRQLAHTNTQYVGAHEISNKYYPGKGMGNVVENAFENNLKIETDTVPTGIRRDIEGKAYKIYNEAVNNSEYLYHVDISNNLQVEGLKGTKVNGMYAQGYKGNNGFNYLVVSNRSEIASQYQINVDNNALKDHLLVTYIAADSLNTRDTEIKETQIKNGILSVKPFSLSVLKWKTDSYKLEQPTIYKATVEKEGVLLKWGSISKAKSYKIHYGTNASDLNETINVVAKNTFLVKGLHPNKKYFFTVEAQNDEKISDLSTPVSVGYQLASTPQIFKVSRRNNTVTLFWKSVPNASSYLINYIDENNKNIEIDTDNVFGYRVERLKDNTKYQFTVTAYNGLGKSIPSEKEDVLVSSRVPFSPRNVSATKIASNVIEVKWHPQAKVLPNTYYNVYRGVKLHEFTKVASGVKDTIYVDNSIKDNVQYYYTVKAETEVGESNFHPNIATAFSIEKNNKVKIQSVVTQKEGYLVNVVLNQLKLKPGDSFGVIINNVSYLNVEHVKILGIPDVERNKSFKVFIPNSKVKVNSKYAIKAFVVKGGKQIESAIVNQFISKN, encoded by the coding sequence ATGATTTTAAAAAACACCTTTTTAATTACATTATTTAGCATTCTTTTTGTGCACACTATTTGGGGGCAAGATTTAAAAAAGATAAATATTACGACCAATAATGGGCATGCTATAAAAAAAGGAGCAAGTGGCTTTAATGTTCGTATAGCAGACAAAATTTGGAGTTATACACATCCAGATTTTGTAAAATCTGTTAAAGAATTAAAACCAGGTTGGTTGCGTTATTTTTCTGGTACTATGGGCGATGCTTTTAGTAGTGCAACAGGAGAATATGATCTAGATTATATTTCTATGTTAGATCATGAGAAAGGGTATTTAAAAGGATTTAGATATGTAAAAGTTAAAGGTCCTCATAGAGTTATAGATTTATATGATCTTTTAAGTGAAGTAAACGGTAAATTAGTTATTACTGTAAATGCTTTTACAGAATCTCCAGAGATGATTTTAGAATTGGCAAGATTTTGTAAAAATAATAATATAGAAGTAGCTGTTTGGCAGTTTTGTAACGAACCTTATTTTTATGTGCCAAACAGAAATAGATTTTGGTGGAATGATGGTTTTGATTATGCTGCTAAAATGCAACCTTATGCAGAAGCAATTCAGCAAGTTTTTCCAGATGCACAATTAACCCTTAATTATACTTGGGATGGCGTTTGGACTTTTATGAAAGAAATTAATCAATTTCAAAAAGAAAATGGAGCTTATTGGAACGTGTTTTCTAAACATTCGTATGCACCACATACCGGTAAAAAAGACACAAGAGAACAAGCTTACAAACGTGCAAATACCAAGTTGTTAGAAGCAACTTCTAGTGCTGCAATGGCAGAAATTGAAGATTACACATGGAAAGATGTTCCTATGGTGATTACAGAATTTGGTGTTTGGAATAGACCTTTAAATGGTATTTATTCTAGTATTTATAATATTGAATACGTAATGCGTCAATTAGCACATACAAACACTCAATATGTAGGTGCTCATGAAATAAGTAACAAGTATTATCCAGGAAAAGGAATGGGTAATGTTGTAGAAAATGCTTTCGAAAATAATTTAAAAATAGAAACAGATACTGTACCTACAGGAATTCGTAGAGATATAGAAGGCAAGGCATATAAAATTTATAACGAAGCTGTTAACAATTCTGAATATCTTTATCATGTAGATATTAGTAATAATCTACAAGTAGAAGGTTTAAAGGGTACAAAAGTAAACGGTATGTATGCCCAAGGGTATAAGGGAAACAATGGCTTTAATTATTTAGTAGTAAGTAATAGAAGTGAAATTGCAAGTCAGTATCAGATTAATGTTGATAATAATGCACTTAAAGATCATTTACTTGTAACTTATATTGCTGCAGATTCATTAAATACAAGGGATACAGAAATTAAAGAAACTCAAATTAAAAACGGAATTCTATCTGTAAAACCATTTAGTTTATCTGTTTTAAAATGGAAAACAGATTCTTACAAATTAGAACAACCAACTATTTATAAAGCAACAGTAGAAAAAGAAGGTGTTTTATTAAAATGGGGTTCTATATCAAAAGCAAAATCTTATAAAATTCACTACGGAACAAATGCTTCAGATTTAAACGAAACAATTAATGTTGTTGCAAAGAATACTTTTTTAGTGAAAGGATTGCATCCTAATAAAAAATATTTTTTCACAGTTGAAGCACAAAACGATGAAAAAATTAGTGATTTGTCTACCCCAGTTTCTGTGGGATATCAATTAGCGAGTACACCCCAAATTTTTAAAGTTTCAAGAAGAAATAATACGGTTACTTTATTTTGGAAAAGTGTACCCAATGCATCTAGTTATTTAATTAACTATATAGATGAAAACAATAAAAATATTGAAATAGATACAGACAATGTTTTTGGATATAGAGTAGAACGTTTAAAAGATAATACAAAATATCAGTTTACTGTAACCGCATATAATGGTTTAGGTAAAAGTATTCCTTCAGAAAAAGAAGATGTTTTGGTTTCTTCTAGAGTTCCTTTTAGTCCAAGAAATGTGTCTGCGACAAAAATAGCGTCTAATGTTATAGAGGTAAAGTGGCATCCGCAAGCTAAGGTGCTTCCTAATACGTATTATAACGTGTATAGAGGTGTAAAACTACATGAGTTTACTAAGGTTGCAAGTGGTGTAAAAGACACTATATATGTAGACAATTCTATTAAAGACAATGTACAGTATTACTATACAGTTAAAGCAGAGACAGAAGTAGGTGAGAGTAATTTTCACCCGAATATTGCTACTGCTTTTTCAATAGAAAAAAACAATAAAGTTAAGATACAGTCTGTAGTAACTCAAAAAGAAGGGTATTTGGTAAACGTAGTTTTAAATCAATTAAAATTAAAACCAGGAGATTCTTTTGGAGTTATCATTAACAATGTTTCTTATTTAAACGTAGAACATGTTAAAATTTTAGGAATCCCGGATGTAGAAAGGAATAAATCTTTTAAAGTATTTATTCCAAATTCCAAAGTAAAAGTAAATTCAAAATATGCTATAAAAGCTTTTGTTGTAAAGGGTGGTAAGCAAATTGAAAGTGCTATTGTAAATCAGTTTATAAGTAAAAATTAA
- a CDS encoding glycoside hydrolase family 2 TIM barrel-domain containing protein, with translation MKKSLLIIIALVATFISCEKKGDTKPIYVADKWENPEWENPEIYQINREEPTASFYKYADDAAALKNESWKNSSLYKSLSGTWKFYYADSVQARPTDFYKAGFDISQWDDIEVPSNWELKGHGIPIYTNRTYMFPPNPPYIPHNLNNNGSYKKEFEISEDWDGKDIYLHFEGVSGAMYIWLNGQKVGYNEGSKTAAEYKITDLVKKGKNDLAVQVLRWSDASYMEDQDFWRLSGIERDVYVYAANKVTLRDFRVTSDLENDFKDGVFKVDLKVDNNTAETVQKEVKVQLLDGDKEIYAATKNVQLTKGRNIVDFAKNIPNVKTWNAEHPNLYTLLVSVNGESTSIKVGFRNIAIKNMQFLVNGMPVLLKGANLHDHSDTEGHVISEELTLLDMKVMKENNLNAIRCSHYPKNPHFYRLADKHGFYVIDEANIETHGMGTTNQGLNNNKKDQAVHPAYLPQWKGAHMDRTIRMFERDKNYPSIITWSLGNEAGNGENFVATYNYLKEQDDTRPTQYEGATQYSNTDIQAPMYWTIDRMVKYAENNPTRPLIQCEYAHAMGNSVGNLQDYWDVIEKYDIMQGGFIWDWVDQGILTKNEEGEEFWAYGGDLGAGHLHNDKNFCLNGIVNPDRTAHPALYEVKKVYQYIKFKEVNIKKGEIEIKNIYDFTNLNTLDFSWTLLKNGKEVANGALPVLDVAPYTSKKVKISIPKLDDATAEYHVNVYAKTKTATGLLPAGYEAAYEQFALTSPKAKVVLAKNDGSLKAAADATSIKVTGNGFNMSFSKENGELTTLDYGNGNVLLKGIKANFWRPTTDNDYGFKMAKKMGVWKEASNNQELTSIESKNTANNTVLVTATYALNAVKGKLVIDYTIDANGKVLVNTNISEINKELPVLPRFGNNFVVKNEFNNVEWFGRGPFENYQDRKTAALVGLYNSSVKDLYFAYIRPQENGYKTDTRWVTFTNGSGIGIKVTATDLISFSAHHQYNEDFDAGDEKTQRHTTDIKQRDLVNVNIDYGQMGVGGDTSWGRMPHEEYQINAANLSYSYTIEAIK, from the coding sequence ATGAAAAAATCTTTATTAATCATTATTGCCTTAGTGGCTACTTTTATTTCTTGTGAGAAGAAGGGTGACACGAAACCTATTTATGTAGCTGATAAATGGGAAAATCCAGAATGGGAAAATCCAGAAATTTATCAGATAAATAGAGAAGAGCCAACAGCTTCTTTTTATAAGTATGCAGATGATGCGGCTGCTTTAAAAAATGAAAGCTGGAAAAATTCATCTTTATATAAATCTTTAAGCGGAACTTGGAAATTTTACTATGCAGATAGTGTACAAGCAAGACCAACAGATTTTTATAAAGCAGGTTTTGATATTTCTCAATGGGATGATATTGAAGTACCATCTAACTGGGAATTAAAAGGACATGGAATCCCTATTTATACAAATAGAACATATATGTTTCCTCCAAACCCTCCTTACATTCCTCATAACCTTAACAATAACGGAAGTTATAAAAAGGAATTTGAAATTTCTGAAGACTGGGATGGAAAAGATATTTATTTACATTTTGAGGGAGTAAGTGGTGCAATGTATATTTGGTTAAACGGACAAAAAGTAGGTTATAATGAGGGTAGTAAAACTGCTGCTGAATACAAAATAACAGACCTTGTTAAAAAAGGAAAAAATGACTTAGCAGTTCAAGTTTTGCGTTGGTCTGATGCAAGTTATATGGAAGATCAAGATTTCTGGAGACTGAGTGGTATTGAGCGTGATGTATATGTATACGCTGCTAATAAAGTAACTTTAAGAGATTTTAGAGTAACGTCTGATTTAGAAAATGATTTTAAAGATGGTGTTTTTAAAGTAGATTTAAAAGTTGATAATAACACTGCAGAAACAGTTCAAAAAGAAGTAAAAGTACAATTATTAGATGGTGATAAAGAAATTTATGCAGCAACTAAAAACGTACAATTAACCAAAGGAAGAAATATTGTTGATTTTGCAAAAAATATTCCGAATGTAAAAACATGGAATGCAGAACACCCTAATTTATACACTCTTTTAGTAAGTGTTAATGGAGAATCTACTTCTATAAAAGTAGGATTTAGAAATATTGCTATTAAAAACATGCAGTTTTTAGTAAACGGAATGCCTGTATTATTAAAAGGAGCAAACTTACACGATCATAGTGATACAGAAGGACACGTTATTTCAGAAGAATTAACGTTGTTAGATATGAAGGTGATGAAAGAAAACAACTTAAATGCTATTCGTTGTAGTCATTATCCTAAAAACCCACACTTTTATAGATTGGCAGACAAACACGGTTTTTATGTAATTGATGAAGCAAATATAGAAACGCATGGTATGGGTACTACCAACCAAGGTTTAAATAACAATAAGAAGGATCAAGCGGTACACCCAGCATATTTACCTCAATGGAAAGGAGCACACATGGATAGAACGATCAGAATGTTTGAGCGTGATAAAAATTACCCTTCAATTATAACTTGGTCTTTAGGAAATGAAGCAGGAAATGGTGAAAACTTTGTTGCAACTTATAATTACTTAAAAGAGCAAGACGATACTAGACCAACACAGTATGAAGGGGCTACGCAGTACTCTAATACTGATATTCAAGCTCCAATGTATTGGACAATTGATAGAATGGTAAAATATGCAGAAAACAACCCAACGCGTCCATTAATTCAGTGTGAATATGCACATGCAATGGGTAATAGTGTAGGTAATTTACAAGACTATTGGGATGTAATTGAGAAGTACGATATTATGCAAGGTGGTTTTATCTGGGATTGGGTAGACCAAGGTATTTTAACAAAAAATGAAGAAGGCGAAGAGTTTTGGGCTTACGGTGGAGATTTAGGAGCAGGTCATTTACATAATGATAAAAACTTCTGTTTAAACGGAATTGTAAATCCAGATAGAACTGCGCATCCAGCTTTATATGAGGTTAAAAAAGTATACCAATACATTAAGTTTAAAGAAGTAAATATTAAAAAAGGAGAAATCGAAATCAAAAATATTTATGACTTCACAAACTTAAATACATTAGATTTTTCTTGGACTTTACTTAAAAACGGAAAAGAAGTAGCTAACGGTGCTTTACCTGTTTTAGATGTTGCACCTTATACTTCTAAAAAAGTAAAAATTAGCATCCCTAAATTAGACGATGCAACTGCAGAATATCATGTAAATGTGTATGCTAAAACAAAAACAGCTACAGGTTTATTACCAGCAGGTTATGAAGCAGCGTATGAGCAATTTGCATTAACAAGCCCTAAAGCTAAAGTTGTTTTAGCTAAAAATGACGGTTCTTTAAAAGCAGCTGCAGATGCAACTTCTATTAAAGTTACAGGAAATGGATTCAACATGTCTTTTAGTAAAGAAAATGGTGAGTTAACTACTTTAGACTATGGTAACGGAAATGTATTGCTAAAAGGAATTAAAGCTAATTTCTGGAGACCAACTACAGATAATGATTATGGTTTTAAGATGGCTAAGAAAATGGGTGTTTGGAAAGAAGCTTCTAACAACCAAGAATTAACCTCTATAGAAAGTAAAAATACAGCTAATAATACTGTTTTAGTAACAGCAACCTATGCTTTAAATGCAGTAAAAGGAAAATTAGTTATTGATTATACAATTGATGCTAATGGTAAAGTTTTAGTAAATACTAATATTTCAGAAATCAATAAAGAATTACCAGTATTACCAAGATTCGGAAACAATTTTGTTGTTAAAAATGAGTTTAATAATGTTGAGTGGTTTGGTAGAGGTCCTTTCGAAAATTACCAAGATCGTAAAACAGCTGCTTTAGTTGGTTTATACAATTCTTCTGTAAAAGATTTATATTTCGCTTACATTCGTCCACAAGAAAATGGTTACAAAACAGATACACGTTGGGTAACATTTACAAATGGATCTGGAATAGGAATAAAAGTAACAGCTACAGATTTAATTTCTTTTAGTGCCCACCATCAATATAATGAAGATTTTGATGCTGGAGATGAAAAAACACAACGTCACACTACAGATATTAAACAACGTGATTTGGTAAACGTTAATATAGACTATGGTCAAATGGGTGTTGGTGGAGATACAAGTTGGGGTAGAATGCCTCACGAAGAGTATCAAATTAATGCTGCTAATTTAAGTTATAGCTACACAATAGAAGCTATAAAGTAA
- a CDS encoding glycoside hydrolase family 2 TIM barrel-domain containing protein has translation MRIKNLVFLFVFSFIFSGFSSDKKPKDKTVQRLNFDANWKFIQQDITGAEKVSFNDASWRTLNLPHDWSIEGEYNENNPMGAGAGYLPAGFGWYRKTITVPKDWKGKHVEIAFDGVFMNSTVWANGQELGTRPYGWVSFAYDVSELANTAETITFAVRVDNDKQPAARWYTGSGIYAHTWIDVKNNTYVKRDGIFLRTEGDKVFVETELFTKEDCEKVKLITSIVDANGVEVASNKDKVKLEKEALVKTDLSIKNPNLWSVKSPYLYTLKTELLVGKKVVDIVETKFGVRDIEWVAESGMWINGKNVKLQGVCNHQDAGAMGAAVPYKILKFRIQQLKDMGVNAIRTSHNPQTPEFYDICDEVGMMVMDEIFDGWHKKAKNDYGAHHFDEWWKKDLTDWIKRDRNHPSIVIYSVGNETRGDIAKDLVATCNHLDPTRPVTSGHSGSDHMNVLGINGGSEKKGFMENLAKNPKDRVFIGTENTHTWQVRGYYRTKTWYRDGFPNRNHTYEIPDLTEKEVFTHDWIDESGRKNRKQIFNSSYDNATVRVSSRLNIEQLRDVPAYAGSFRWTGHDYIGEAGYVHGGWPFRAFMGGAIDLANFEKDLFYLYQSQWTTKPMVHILPHWTHPKVALDTEIPVWVYSNTEEVELFFNDISLGKQIPGKDWDKMQCQWMVKWQPGTLKAVGYKDGKVVSEKVIRTANQPSKIKLSVDGESLQNKIDDIVQVRVTTTDDKGEFYPYGENRTYFNVFGSGKIKALDNGSPVDVEQHVGPNHRIAFYGLTRAYISATTTSGDINVLASSILGEKKMITSNKVSIDTEIINLRGNKINPIIEVYYTTNGETPTTSSNVYKGAFEIGLETTVKALIVVDGKETQILEEKFGKDEGFTWNETLESKGQIGEQAEEATLENATISSKGKNFNGKGFVSLKSKNASISWYQENDGSSGNAELTIRYSTNVANKDGAYVKVNVSGKVVRKELLLANTKQLGNNWKTVIIPIKIDRGANTILIESLGDQEVLIDEIVIK, from the coding sequence ATGCGTATAAAAAATTTAGTATTCCTTTTTGTTTTTAGTTTTATATTCTCTGGTTTTTCTAGTGATAAAAAGCCTAAAGATAAAACTGTACAACGTCTCAATTTTGATGCCAATTGGAAATTTATTCAACAAGACATTACAGGAGCAGAAAAAGTTTCTTTTAATGATGCTTCTTGGAGAACCTTAAATTTACCACATGATTGGAGTATAGAAGGTGAGTATAATGAAAACAACCCAATGGGAGCTGGTGCAGGATACTTGCCTGCAGGTTTTGGTTGGTATAGAAAAACCATTACTGTTCCAAAAGATTGGAAAGGAAAACATGTAGAAATTGCTTTCGATGGTGTTTTTATGAATAGTACGGTTTGGGCAAACGGCCAAGAATTAGGAACAAGACCTTACGGTTGGGTTTCTTTTGCGTACGATGTTAGTGAATTAGCCAATACTGCAGAAACAATAACCTTTGCAGTTCGTGTAGATAATGATAAACAACCTGCTGCACGTTGGTATACAGGTAGTGGTATCTATGCACATACTTGGATCGATGTAAAAAACAATACATATGTTAAAAGAGATGGAATTTTTCTTAGAACGGAAGGTGATAAAGTTTTTGTAGAAACAGAATTATTCACAAAAGAAGACTGTGAAAAAGTAAAATTAATTACTTCTATTGTTGATGCAAACGGTGTTGAAGTTGCTTCTAATAAGGATAAAGTTAAATTAGAAAAAGAGGCACTTGTAAAAACGGATTTAAGTATAAAAAATCCAAATTTATGGTCTGTAAAATCTCCTTATTTATACACTTTAAAAACTGAATTACTAGTTGGTAAAAAAGTAGTAGATATTGTAGAAACTAAATTTGGTGTTAGAGATATTGAGTGGGTTGCAGAATCTGGAATGTGGATTAACGGTAAAAACGTAAAATTACAAGGAGTTTGTAATCATCAAGATGCGGGAGCTATGGGAGCTGCAGTACCTTATAAAATTCTTAAGTTTAGAATTCAGCAATTAAAAGACATGGGTGTGAATGCTATTAGAACTTCACACAACCCACAAACACCAGAATTTTATGACATCTGTGATGAAGTAGGAATGATGGTAATGGATGAAATTTTTGATGGTTGGCACAAGAAAGCTAAAAACGATTATGGTGCGCATCATTTTGATGAGTGGTGGAAAAAAGATTTAACAGATTGGATTAAACGTGATAGAAACCATCCTTCTATAGTTATTTATAGTGTTGGTAATGAAACACGTGGAGATATTGCTAAAGATTTGGTAGCAACTTGTAATCATTTAGACCCAACAAGACCTGTAACTTCTGGTCATTCTGGTTCAGATCACATGAATGTTTTAGGGATAAACGGAGGTAGTGAAAAGAAAGGGTTTATGGAGAACTTAGCAAAAAATCCGAAGGATAGAGTTTTTATAGGTACAGAAAACACACATACCTGGCAAGTTAGAGGTTATTATAGAACTAAGACTTGGTATAGAGATGGTTTTCCTAATAGAAACCATACATATGAAATTCCTGATTTAACAGAAAAAGAAGTTTTTACACATGATTGGATTGACGAATCTGGTAGAAAAAACAGAAAACAAATTTTTAACTCTAGTTATGACAATGCAACTGTACGTGTATCTTCTAGATTAAATATCGAGCAATTAAGAGATGTTCCTGCGTATGCTGGTTCTTTTAGATGGACAGGTCATGATTATATTGGAGAGGCTGGTTATGTACATGGAGGTTGGCCATTTAGAGCTTTTATGGGAGGAGCTATAGATTTAGCAAACTTTGAAAAAGACTTGTTTTATTTATACCAAAGTCAATGGACCACAAAACCAATGGTACATATTTTACCACACTGGACGCATCCTAAAGTAGCACTTGATACTGAGATTCCGGTTTGGGTATATTCTAATACAGAAGAAGTAGAGTTGTTTTTTAATGATATTTCTTTAGGAAAACAAATACCAGGAAAAGATTGGGATAAAATGCAATGCCAATGGATGGTAAAATGGCAACCAGGAACGTTAAAAGCAGTTGGTTATAAAGATGGTAAAGTAGTTTCAGAAAAAGTGATTAGAACTGCCAATCAACCTTCTAAAATTAAACTTTCTGTTGATGGAGAATCTTTACAGAATAAAATAGATGATATCGTTCAGGTACGTGTAACAACTACAGATGATAAAGGAGAGTTTTATCCGTATGGAGAAAATAGGACCTATTTTAATGTTTTTGGATCAGGTAAAATTAAAGCCTTAGACAACGGAAGTCCTGTAGATGTAGAACAACATGTTGGGCCTAATCACAGAATTGCATTTTACGGATTAACACGTGCATATATTTCTGCAACAACTACTTCTGGAGATATTAATGTATTAGCAAGTAGTATTTTAGGAGAGAAAAAAATGATTACCTCTAATAAAGTAAGTATCGATACAGAGATTATCAATTTAAGAGGGAATAAAATCAATCCTATAATAGAAGTTTATTATACTACAAACGGAGAAACACCAACAACTAGTTCTAACGTTTACAAAGGAGCTTTTGAGATTGGTTTAGAAACAACTGTAAAAGCTTTAATTGTTGTTGATGGAAAAGAAACTCAGATTTTAGAAGAAAAATTCGGAAAAGATGAAGGTTTTACCTGGAATGAAACTTTAGAGAGCAAAGGGCAAATTGGTGAACAAGCTGAAGAAGCAACATTAGAAAATGCTACAATTTCATCTAAAGGGAAAAACTTTAACGGTAAAGGTTTTGTGAGTTTAAAAAGTAAAAACGCCTCTATTTCTTGGTACCAAGAAAATGATGGTAGTTCAGGTAATGCAGAACTAACTATTCGTTATAGTACAAATGTTGCCAATAAAGATGGGGCTTATGTAAAAGTAAATGTTAGTGGTAAAGTAGTTCGTAAAGAACTGTTATTAGCTAACACTAAGCAACTCGGTAATAATTGGAAAACTGTAATCATTCCTATTAAAATAGATCGTGGAGCGAACACAATATTGATAGAGTCTTTAGGAGATCAAGAAGTTTTAATTGATGAAATTGTAATTAAATAA